The Carcharodon carcharias isolate sCarCar2 chromosome 2, sCarCar2.pri, whole genome shotgun sequence genomic sequence tgaatcatacggactcgaaacatcaactctgtttctctctccacagatgctgtcagacctgaatttttctaccaatttctgattttatttcatatttccagcatccacagtattttgctttcatcataacattccattggccttcttaattacttgctgtacctgcatgctaattttttgtgaccCATGCACTAGAACATTTAGATCCCTCTGCTGCTCgaaattctgcagccattctccatttaagcaatattctgcttttttattcttcctgccaaagtcagcaacttcatattttcccacactatactccattttccatatttttgcccactcattcaacctatctatttCTGTCTGCAAgctccttatgtccccttcacaatatactttcctacctatctttgtgtcatctgcaaatttagctatcatgccttcactcccctcatctaagtcattgatataaattgtaaaaagttgaggccttaGCACAGTACCTTTAGGAAGAAAAAACAAAGCACTTCCATTCATATAATGTAACGGCATCACATAGCATGAAACAGCCAGTGAACCAATTTTGAAGCCTGTTAACCATTATAGAGGCAAAATTAAAAACAATCATTGCTGGTAAAAACTGTCTGTTGTAGAAGTAGCTCAGTAATTTTGAAGCAATCTATTACCTGTATAAGCAGGATATCTTCATTCGTTCCAatgtgattcagatcagtcaAAGATTTCTCATACTCTTTCACTTGGTTCTGGAGTGTGAGGATCCTGTCATGAATCACTGTTGTTATACGACACTGCTCTCTGCTGAGCTTTTGGAGAGCTATGAACTCTTCATTTTCAATCTGCTCCCTGCGAGCTTTGTACTTCTCCTGAATACTCTTGCTTGTTTCAAACATCATCTCCTTCAAAAGGAACATTTTAGTGATTTACACAGGAATAATCCTTCAGTAAACACACGCTCTTCATCACCATGTATCATTAACTCTGGAGAAGCAAAGAACCAACttacttttgtttctttttattcatttacaggatgtgggcatcgctggctaggacagcatttattgcccatccttaattgccgctgagaaggtgctggtgagtcgccttcttgaaccgctgcagtccatgtggtgtaggtacacccaccgtgctgttagagagggtgttccaggattttgaaacagtgacagtcaaggaacagcaatatatttcgaagacaggatggtgagaaatttgcaggtggtggtgtgcccatctgctgcccttgtccttccagatagtagcagttgtgggtttgggaggtgctgcctgaggagccttggtgagtttctgcagtgcatcttgtagatggtacacactgctgccaccatgcattggtgatggagggagtgaatgtttgtagatgaggtgccaatcaaacaggctgctttgtcctggatggtgtctagttTCTTGAGTGTTTCACTCATACAAGCAAGTTGAGAgtgttccatcagactcctgacttgtgccttggtaggtggtggataggctttggggagttgggagctgagttactcactgcagaattcctagcctctgacctgctcttgtagccactgtatttatattgctagtccagtttagtttctggtcaatggtaaccctcaaggatgttgaaagtgggggattcagcaatggtaaagccattgaatgtcaaggggtgattgttagactctctcatgttggagattgtcattacctgatacttgtgtggcgcgaatgtaccctttactgtatatgtgtaaatagttctagtagttaatagacacttacagttaacctacaggAGGCTATGAAGATATCCTTAAGACATaccattctgtaaccaacacacTCCCCTCAGAGGCCAACACTCAGTAAGTTCATGAGCCCATATGCAAATGCACCCTAACACTTAACTGTCCTCCTTGAGCAGAACAGGAAATCAACACCTCCTCATGACAAAAGCATCATTACAACTCCTGCAAATTTTGCATTAATATAGGAAATGAATTGTAGCTGGCCTGAAACAGCTTGGAAGCTCAGAAAGTGGAATTCCTTATTCATGAAATCCAATTTGGTTCACAATGCAATATAAAtgttatctcctgatttataaAAAGAattcaatggccaggatttttagggtGGTGGGGTTTCCCTTCCCATCATGCAAAGAGTTGACAGACAACACATCACCGTCGATACTGCCTGCCCTGTAGCCATTTAATGCGCCATCGAGTATTATTCGGCTGGAGGCGGGGCTCCCGCCCCTCTCTCGGGAGGAAACCCCACCTCAGAGAGCAACCAGACaatctgattgaccagcagctctctagtctcTGCAGTGCCAGGTGCTGCAGTGGTCAGAACTGgtactacaagcagtccccagagtcaAATGTCccgggagtccaggaccaggtaaggtTTGGGGGTCTTAGGGCCGGGAGGGTGGCTGAGTCCTGGGGGAGGTAGACAGAGGGGTATTGGGTTGTCgggagagaggctggggtggggggggcccatTGCCGGCTTCCCACCCCCATCAGCCCCAAAATTCCTCCCGCCATCCTGAAAATTGAGACTGTtcaggaaatggcccttaagtggtcaataattggccacaaATGGGCCTCAAAAGGGGAAAGGGCTGAAGGACCTGCCTAGGCCTTGCCTGTCCCAGCCTAAAATTGTAGAGCGGGAAAACCATTCGAGAAATTTTACGCCTATCTTCTACCTACAAACCTGCCAGCAGGTGAACATAAAACTCTGCCCAATAATTTTACAAAAATTGATTTGATGCTGCTGATTTCAAACTCACCAAAGTACGTTGATTTTTGTTCTGAAGAAACTCCAGAGCTTCTTGAATAATGATGATGTTAATCTTGATCATGGATTGCTGATTTTCCATATTACTCTAACATGGAGTAGCAGAGACACTATTACTTCAAGTCGTTACATTTTATAAAGTGAATTTACCTCAAATGTGTTTTCACGAATGCACACATACCTTCAGCTCCTTCACCGCTTCACTGAAGCTGATCAAATTGTGATCCTTGTGGTCTCCCACTAAAGCACAGAGACTGCAGATGCAGACTTCATCGTCCTTGCAGTAAAGCTTCAGCAGCTCTTGGTGCTCTGTGCATTTTCCAGCAGCCGCATTCACAATGGGGTCTATGAGAGGGTGGCTTTTAAAATCCACATTTTCTTGATGTGGCGTGAGGTGAGTGGGGCACATTGATATTTCACATTTCAGGCAGGTTTTAACAGCAGGAAGCTGCTgcttgatgcagcagctgcagggaaCTACGGTCTGGAATATAGCCAAGCTCTTGTACTTCTGAACGATGTTTGCTAGTTGGAAGTTCTTCTCCAAGGGCCTTACCTTGATATGCTTTCGACACTCTGGGCAGGAGTAAAAGCCAGTACAGTTCTCTTTCCACAGGTTTTCAATGCAGGCACGGCAGAAGTTGTGGTTACAGTTGAGCACCACCGGATCATTGTAAACCTGCAGGCAGATGGAGCAGGTTAGCTCTTCCCTTAGAGAGTCTGTCAGAGCAGCTGCAGCCATGTTTCCCCTGAAAAGAAACGAATCTGAAAGTGATCGTGTTTAAGAAGCCCTGGGAGGAAGTGACTGGTGGTGCCCTAACTTCGATCAGGAAATTGAGCGCCGCGTATCCAAGTTTGCCAATGGCACAAAGACTAGTGACATAATAAATAGTGTAGACGGCAACATGAAATTACAAGGAGCATTTAGTACATTTTAAGTGGCAGATAGATTTCAGAGCATGTGCGaggggtcatccattttggaACAAAAGAAAATGGAGTGAGAAGATTTTAACTGTTGATAAGCAAAGAACAGCGGAGGCCTGTGGGATTTAGGGGTCTATGGACGTAATCTTTAAAATGTCAAGTAAAatacaaaaaataattaaaaatttgAATAGAATGTTAGCCTTCATAAcaagaggactggaatataaagaCGTGCAAATTTTGCAACAGCGTTATGAAGCTCTccttagaccacatctggaatgctgtgtacAGTCCTGGGCACTGCACCAGTGAAAGGATCTACTGGCCTTGCAAGGATACACCAGAATGATCCAATGGCTCTGGGGTTCAGGTTAGGAGAGATTACATAAAATAGCCTTGTATTCTTTGGAATACAGAAGGTTA encodes the following:
- the LOC121274462 gene encoding E3 ubiquitin-protein ligase TRIM7-like isoform X2 — translated: MAAAALTDSLREELTCSICLQVYNDPVVLNCNHNFCRACIENLWKENCTGFYSCPECRKHIKVRPLEKNFQLANIVQKYKSLAIFQTVVPCSCCIKQQLPAVKTCLKCEISMCPTHLTPHQENVDFKSHPLIDPIVNAAAGKCTEHQELLKLYCKDDEVCICSLCALVGDHKDHNLISFSEAVKELKSNMENQQSMIKINIIIIQEALEFLQNKNQRTLEMMFETSKSIQEKYKARREQIENEEFIALQKLSREQCRITTVIHDRILTLQNQVKEYEKSLTDLNHIGTNEDILLIQAYHSIASRMNKAAELLDKSSIKEMTKYPKDQQRELWDRGEMIRLYGRTLTLDPDTAHPSLILFNNNSTVLGSSDTQPYPGSPHRFNGKQQVLCSSGVSYGRCYWEVETSKAVGWKVGVCYRSISRKGRGNECSLGQNDKSWCVQSGVFSFLALHNQFKTKLLNFKEHPTTVGVFVDFDCGIISFYIVSDDKLTHLHTFEQTFSEPLYPALEIANNIVMTMLTMEDIH
- the LOC121274462 gene encoding E3 ubiquitin/ISG15 ligase TRIM25-like isoform X3, with translation MAAAALTDSLREELTCSICLQVYNDPVVLNCNHNFCRACIENLWKENCTGFYSCPECRKHIKVRPLEKNFQLANIVQKYKSLAIFQTVVPCSCCIKQQLPAVKTCLKCEISMCPTHLTPHQENVDFKSHPLIDPIVNAAAGKCTEHQELLKLYCKDDEVCICSLCALVGDHKDHNLISFSEAVKELKSNMENQQSMIKINIIIIQEALEFLQNKNQRTLEMMFETSKSIQEKYKARREQIENEEFIALQKLSREQCRITTVIHDRILTLQNQVKEYEKSLTDLNHIGTNEDILLIQAYHSIASRMNKAAELLDKSSIKEMTKYPKDQQRELWDRGEMIRLYVARPAEFFQRFLFIFHVLDDIAEDQCADKK